The genomic window GCCCGGCCCAGCCGCCGATCACGATGCGTTGCGGGTTGAAGAGGTTGATCAGGTCGGCGATGCCGGCCCCCAGGTACTCGGCGGCCTCGGCGAGCAGTGCGCCGGCCTGCGGGTCGCGGTCCGCGGCGGCGATCAGCTCGGCCAGCGCGATCTCCTCGCTGACCTCCCCGCGCGCGCCGGGCCAGCGGCCGAGCAGCGCCTCGGCGCCGACATAGGCCTCCAGGCAGCCGCGGGAGCCGCAGCGGCAGGTGCGGCCGCCGACCCGCAGCGTGGTGTGGCCCCACTCCCCCGCGCTGCTGCTGGCGCCGTGGTAGGGCTTGCCGTTGGTGACGACGCAGGCGCCGACGCCCGAGCCGAGCAGCGCGATCACCACGTTGTCCGAGCCGCGTCCGGCGCCGAACCACATCTCGGCCTGGCCGAGGGTCTTGGCGCCGTTGTCGATGAAGAGCGGCAGCGCGGTGCCGGCCCGCAGCAGCCGGCCGAGCGGTACGGCGTCCCAGCCGATGGTCTGGCCGTGGACCACGATGCCGTCGCCCTCGCCGGGGGCGGCGCCGGGCGCGTCGGTCTGGGCGACGATGCCGGGGACGCCGATGCCGACCCCGAGCACTTCGCTGTCGTCGATCCCGGCCTCGCGGACCACCCGCTCGATGCCGTCGAGGGCGAGGCGCACCACATGGTCCACGTCGTGGCCGCTGTCGGACAACGGCAGGTCAGCGGCGGCCAGTTCGGTCAGCGCGAGGTCGAAGAGCTCGACCCTGACCCGGGTCTCGCCGACGTCCACGCCGACCACGTAGCCGTACCCGGGGGCGACTTGCAGCAGGATCCGCGGCCGTCCGCCGTCCGACTCGACGGCGCCGGCCTCCTCGACCATGCCGTCCGCGATCAACTCTCCAACGACGTTACTGATCGACCCCGCACTCAGACCCGTGTCCCGACCCAGCTCCTGGCGGCTCAGGGGACCCTCGAAATACAAATGACGCAGAAGCGATGCACGGTTGCCGCGCCGCAGGTCACGAACGGTGCGCTTGCCTCGCTCAGCCATCTCGTCTCCCTCCCGGGGGGTCCGGCGTGAATCTATCGCTGCACAAGGTCTTGACGCCACCTTTTCTCACAAGTTAAATCACGCCCTGAATTAAGACACAGGCGCTGTTCACTTCCTGAAGCGATCCCACCCCTGAGAGGGAACCGTCATGCGCTCTTCCAGCACCTCCAGCAGACTCCTCGCGGCCACCGCCCTCGTGGCCGCGCTCGGTCTGACTCTCGCCGCGTGCGGCGGGGGTTCCGACGACGACAGCAGCGGCAGCTCCGGCAGCGGCAAGACCGCCGACCCCAACAGCCTCAAGGGCCAGACGATCACGTACTGGGCGAGCAACCAGGGCACCAGCCTGGACGCCGACAAGACGACCCTGACCGCCGAGCTGAACAAGTTCACCGCCTCCACCGGCATCAAGGTCAAGCTCGAGGTCATCGGCTGGGCCGACCTGCTCAACCGCATCCTGGCGGCCGCCACCTCCGGCCAGGGCCCCGACGTGCTCAACATCGGCAACACCTGGT from Streptomyces sp. NBC_01198 includes these protein-coding regions:
- a CDS encoding ROK family transcriptional regulator, with the protein product MAERGKRTVRDLRRGNRASLLRHLYFEGPLSRQELGRDTGLSAGSISNVVGELIADGMVEEAGAVESDGGRPRILLQVAPGYGYVVGVDVGETRVRVELFDLALTELAAADLPLSDSGHDVDHVVRLALDGIERVVREAGIDDSEVLGVGIGVPGIVAQTDAPGAAPGEGDGIVVHGQTIGWDAVPLGRLLRAGTALPLFIDNGAKTLGQAEMWFGAGRGSDNVVIALLGSGVGACVVTNGKPYHGASSSAGEWGHTTLRVGGRTCRCGSRGCLEAYVGAEALLGRWPGARGEVSEEIALAELIAAADRDPQAGALLAEAAEYLGAGIADLINLFNPQRIVIGGWAGLMLGPRILPTVREVAAAYALHHPCAQTSIELGRLGADAVTVGAATLPLARFLDTGGERPVGLPAQADAERHPEPGSVRNRIARAVR